Proteins from a single region of Allocatelliglobosispora scoriae:
- a CDS encoding class I SAM-dependent methyltransferase, with translation MVREGYSGSGPGAFTPDGCAVEVYERMPVGAEPDVIEQAAPAGASILELGSGAGRVTHPLVERGFAVTAVDESAEMLAKVRGARTVHSSIEDLHLGERFDVVLLGSFLVHAPSGEQALALLSACARHVAPGGCVLLQREGASWHENLPRVRHSTGGKVTVASSTEVGPGVRSVVVEYAFPDARWTHTFLSRPLSEADLDELLRSAGLTFDGYLTEDLTWVRALPAPAAP, from the coding sequence ATGGTGCGCGAGGGATACAGCGGCAGCGGACCGGGTGCGTTCACCCCGGACGGCTGCGCGGTCGAGGTCTACGAGCGGATGCCGGTCGGCGCCGAGCCCGATGTCATCGAGCAGGCCGCCCCGGCCGGTGCGAGCATCCTGGAGCTCGGCTCCGGAGCGGGCCGGGTCACCCACCCGCTGGTAGAGCGGGGTTTCGCGGTCACGGCGGTCGACGAGTCCGCCGAGATGCTGGCGAAGGTCCGCGGCGCCCGGACGGTCCACTCCTCCATCGAGGACCTGCACCTCGGCGAGCGCTTCGACGTGGTGCTGCTGGGCTCGTTCCTGGTCCACGCACCGAGCGGCGAGCAGGCTCTGGCGCTCCTGTCCGCCTGCGCCCGGCACGTCGCGCCGGGAGGCTGCGTGCTGCTCCAGCGCGAGGGCGCGAGCTGGCACGAGAACCTGCCCCGGGTGCGGCATTCGACCGGGGGGAAGGTCACGGTGGCGAGCTCCACCGAGGTCGGTCCCGGCGTCCGATCGGTCGTCGTGGAGTACGCCTTCCCCGACGCCCGCTGGACCCACACGTTCCTGTCCCGCCCGCTCAGCGAGGCGGACCTGGATGAGCTGCTGCGAAGCGCCGGGCTCACCTTCGACGGCTACCTCACCGAGGACCTGACCTGGGTCCGCGCGCTGCCGGCACCGGCCGCTCCATGA